One window from the genome of Bacteroidia bacterium encodes:
- a CDS encoding T9SS type A sorting domain-containing protein, whose product MKIQLLLFFTFIFISLTQAATKYYSILDGGGFDGNWNANGYWSSTSGGASCGCNPGNNPGGTTEIYIRTQVNLNVSATTAGILDIASGKSLQTLTNNLEIKTGGRLYVTGTLKVWDLTFSNGSTIDVGSGGKIIVLHNFINKNNSDAVTINGTITVSGNFDNGNGGVIQGSGSITASSFTGPGETFGFTNSTIPTNTTVSNGSLPIEIASFTSLVENGVVKIDWATSTEINNDFFTIERSKNGVDFEEIEKIKGQGNSNTLTNYNFIDSNPLHGNSYYRLRQTDFDGKSTLSDLISVNLSKIEKLPLTFEVFPNPITKNENSNINITAFEPETEVLVVVRNLLGQELYSKVLITDFSGNSISAIDLENNLPAGTYIIIGTSLNQTFNKYLIIK is encoded by the coding sequence ATGAAAATTCAATTACTATTATTTTTTACCTTTATTTTCATCTCGCTGACCCAAGCAGCAACAAAGTATTATTCAATACTTGATGGTGGTGGATTTGATGGTAATTGGAATGCAAATGGTTATTGGTCCAGTACATCTGGCGGAGCATCCTGTGGTTGTAATCCAGGTAATAATCCAGGTGGAACTACAGAAATTTATATCAGAACTCAAGTAAATTTGAATGTATCAGCTACAACTGCCGGAATACTTGATATTGCTTCTGGCAAATCTTTACAAACATTAACAAATAATTTAGAAATTAAAACAGGTGGAAGACTATATGTTACTGGAACTTTAAAAGTGTGGGATTTAACATTTAGTAATGGTTCAACCATAGATGTAGGTTCAGGTGGAAAAATAATTGTTTTACATAATTTTATTAATAAAAACAATAGTGATGCTGTTACAATAAATGGAACTATAACAGTTTCTGGAAATTTTGATAATGGCAATGGTGGTGTTATTCAAGGTTCAGGCTCAATAACAGCAAGTTCCTTTACAGGTCCAGGTGAAACATTTGGCTTTACAAACAGTACTATTCCTACTAATACTACCGTATCTAATGGATCATTGCCAATAGAAATAGCTTCTTTTACTTCTTTAGTTGAAAATGGAGTTGTAAAAATAGACTGGGCAACAAGTACAGAAATTAATAATGATTTCTTCACAATTGAAAGGTCAAAAAACGGAGTGGATTTTGAAGAAATAGAAAAAATTAAAGGACAAGGAAACAGTAATACTTTAACAAATTACAATTTTATTGATTCAAATCCATTGCATGGAAATAGTTACTACAGATTAAGACAAACTGATTTTGATGGAAAAAGTACATTGAGTGACCTTATTTCTGTTAATTTATCAAAAATTGAGAAATTGCCTTTAACATTTGAAGTTTTTCCAAACCCAATTACAAAAAATGAAAATTCTAATATCAATATAACTGCATTTGAACCCGAAACTGAAGTTTTAGTAGTAGTAAGGAATCTTTTGGGACAAGAACTTTATTCAAAAGTATTAATTACTGATTTTTCTGGAAATTCAATTAGTGCTATTGATCTGGAAAATAATTTACCAGCTGGAACATATATTATTATTGGCACTTCATTAAATCAGACCTTCAATAAATATCTTATTATAAAATAG
- a CDS encoding diaminopimelate decarboxylase, giving the protein MEKKHFERPIIKKLQTGMPNKFGMKTEYEPISEIDGVSVKELIEKYGSPLYVMSENTIRETYRDAHRAFSTRYPKVQFAWSYKTNYMNAICNIFHTEGSWAEVVSGFEYDKAINNGVPASKILFNGPDKSAKDLEKAIKHGSYIHIDHFDELYTIISLSNTMKERPKVAIRVNMDCGIYPLWSRFGFNYENGEAWEAINRIMLSKKLDLVGLHCHIGTYILAPWAYGTAAAKLADLAVAIEKKFNHYIKYIDMGGGFASKNTLKGAFLPGSDTCPSFDQYADAITTALINSPINHEHLPVLMLESGRSLIDDAGYLAGTVLANKRLPEGKLATIIDIGVNLLFTSFWYDHKVTPAQQFSHHTEDTIIYGPLCMNIDIIRENVQLPPMKKGDNIVISRIGAYNMTQWMQFITLRPNIVLIDSKSKAHVIRGNETPDNIMKNEIVPEHLVKFEL; this is encoded by the coding sequence ATGGAAAAGAAACATTTCGAGAGACCAATAATAAAGAAATTACAAACAGGAATGCCTAATAAATTCGGCATGAAAACCGAATACGAACCTATTTCAGAAATTGATGGAGTATCTGTAAAGGAGTTAATTGAAAAATACGGAAGTCCTCTATATGTAATGTCTGAAAATACAATTCGTGAAACATACCGCGATGCACACAGAGCTTTTAGTACTCGATATCCAAAAGTACAATTCGCATGGTCCTACAAAACAAACTACATGAACGCAATCTGTAACATATTTCACACAGAAGGTTCATGGGCCGAAGTTGTATCAGGATTTGAATACGATAAAGCAATAAATAATGGAGTTCCAGCTAGTAAGATTTTGTTTAACGGTCCTGATAAATCTGCTAAAGATTTAGAAAAAGCAATAAAACACGGGTCATATATTCATATCGATCATTTTGATGAATTGTACACAATTATTAGTCTTTCTAACACAATGAAAGAAAGACCAAAAGTTGCAATTCGTGTTAACATGGACTGCGGAATTTACCCATTATGGTCACGCTTTGGATTTAACTACGAAAACGGTGAAGCATGGGAAGCCATTAACCGCATAATGTTAAGCAAAAAATTAGATTTGGTTGGTTTGCATTGTCATATCGGAACTTATATTTTAGCTCCATGGGCTTACGGAACTGCTGCTGCAAAACTTGCTGATTTAGCTGTTGCAATTGAAAAGAAATTCAATCACTATATAAAATATATTGATATGGGTGGTGGTTTTGCATCAAAAAACACACTTAAAGGTGCATTTTTACCAGGCTCCGACACATGTCCATCTTTTGATCAATATGCAGATGCTATTACAACTGCTTTAATTAATAGTCCTATTAATCACGAACATCTACCAGTACTTATGCTTGAATCAGGTCGTTCACTTATTGACGATGCCGGATATTTAGCAGGTACTGTACTTGCAAACAAACGTCTGCCTGAAGGTAAGCTTGCAACTATTATAGATATTGGCGTAAATTTATTATTCACTTCATTCTGGTATGACCACAAAGTTACACCAGCTCAGCAATTCAGCCACCATACAGAAGACACAATTATTTATGGCCCTTTATGCATGAACATTGATATTATCCGTGAAAACGTACAATTACCACCAATGAAAAAAGGTGATAATATTGTAATAAGTAGAATTGGAGCTTATAATATGACACAATGGATGCAATTCATAACACTTCGCCCAAATATTGTTCTAATCGACTCAAAAAGTAAAGCTCATGTAATAAGAGGAAATGAAACTCCCGATAATATCATGAAAAATGAAATAGTTCCAGAACATCTTGTTAAATTTGAGCTTTAA
- a CDS encoding ATP-grasp domain-containing protein has product MKKTKITVAVSGLNNTDNPGPGIPVIRALRESEVFDVRIIGLAYENLEPGIYMHNVVDKVYQVPYPSIGSDKLLQRLSYIHSIEKIDVLIPNFDAELYSFISFENKLNEMGIGTWLPTMEQFEERHKTKLPEFGKKYGVHVPHSRPINSISEIDSLTPEFSYPLLVKGKFYDAYVAFNPEQVALYFNKIATKWGVPIIIQQFIRGTEVNVIALGDGKGNTIGAVPMRKQYITDKGKAWGGITLDDQDMLDLCHKILKKTKWRGGMELELIKTFDNKYYLIEINPRIPAWVYLAVGAGQNLPEAMVKLALGRKVKPFTTYESGKMFIRYSWDMIVDLKEFEQLSTNGEL; this is encoded by the coding sequence ATGAAGAAAACTAAAATAACAGTAGCTGTATCAGGATTAAATAATACAGATAATCCCGGACCTGGCATTCCAGTAATTCGTGCGCTTCGTGAGTCAGAAGTTTTCGATGTTCGAATTATAGGATTAGCATATGAAAACCTTGAACCAGGAATATATATGCATAATGTTGTAGATAAGGTTTATCAGGTACCTTACCCATCAATTGGCAGCGATAAATTACTTCAACGACTATCATATATTCACTCTATTGAGAAAATTGATGTACTTATCCCAAATTTTGACGCTGAACTTTATTCATTTATATCTTTTGAAAACAAATTAAATGAAATGGGAATTGGTACTTGGCTGCCAACAATGGAACAATTTGAAGAGCGACATAAAACCAAGCTCCCTGAGTTTGGTAAAAAATATGGAGTACATGTACCTCATAGCCGCCCAATAAATAGTATTAGTGAAATTGATTCCCTAACACCTGAATTTTCCTATCCCCTACTTGTTAAAGGAAAGTTTTATGATGCATATGTAGCATTTAACCCTGAACAAGTAGCACTTTATTTTAACAAAATTGCAACTAAATGGGGTGTTCCAATTATAATTCAACAATTTATTAGAGGCACTGAGGTTAATGTTATTGCTTTAGGCGATGGTAAAGGAAATACAATTGGTGCAGTTCCAATGCGTAAACAATATATTACCGATAAAGGCAAAGCCTGGGGCGGTATCACACTTGATGATCAGGATATGTTGGATTTGTGTCATAAAATTTTAAAGAAAACAAAATGGCGTGGCGGAATGGAGTTAGAACTTATAAAAACATTCGACAATAAATATTATCTGATTGAAATAAATCCACGAATACCTGCATGGGTTTATCTGGCAGTTGGTGCTGGGCAAAATCTTCCGGAAGCAATGGTTAAACTTGCCTTAGGTAGAAAAGTAAAACCATTTACAACATATGAATCAGGAAAAATGTTTATTCGTTACTCATGGGATATGATAGTTGATTTAAAAGAATTCGAACAATTATCAACAAACGGGGAACTTTAA
- a CDS encoding TlpA family protein disulfide reductase — MKVRVFIFIIFLFESTYAQNIAPDFTITDINGVTRNLYSELNNNKTVVLDFFSTNCGSCISGIPILEDIWQSYGSNGDSLWVWGVEVNGITDSAIIAFQNQYPFSYPVFGTYTDDIIVPLYNVTYTPQYWVVCPSYSMKFVSISNLDEAIKGCKESLPVNEFYIENNNSWFVFENNKLNLFVDNNYYPAKLYVYNLFGKIINVFEISDNSQIINLNNLTSGVFFISFLTSKGNALNGKILKCNF; from the coding sequence ATGAAAGTTAGAGTTTTTATTTTTATAATTTTCTTGTTTGAAAGTACCTATGCACAGAATATTGCGCCTGATTTTACAATTACTGATATAAACGGAGTTACTAGAAATTTATATTCAGAATTAAATAATAATAAAACTGTAGTGCTTGATTTTTTTTCGACAAATTGTGGTTCCTGTATTTCAGGAATTCCGATTTTGGAAGATATTTGGCAATCATATGGAAGTAATGGCGATTCTCTTTGGGTATGGGGAGTAGAAGTAAATGGTATTACAGACTCCGCAATTATTGCATTTCAAAATCAATATCCTTTTTCATATCCTGTTTTTGGTACATATACTGATGATATTATTGTTCCTTTATATAACGTTACTTATACTCCGCAATATTGGGTAGTATGCCCTTCTTATTCAATGAAATTTGTGTCAATTTCTAATTTAGATGAAGCAATAAAAGGGTGTAAAGAATCATTGCCGGTAAATGAGTTTTATATCGAAAATAATAACTCATGGTTTGTTTTTGAAAATAATAAGCTAAACTTGTTTGTCGATAATAATTATTATCCAGCAAAATTATATGTTTACAATTTGTTTGGAAAAATTATTAATGTTTTTGAAATTTCAGATAATTCCCAAATAATTAATTTAAATAATTTAACTTCGGGAGTCTTTTTTATTTCTTTTTTAACTTCAAAAGGAAATGCTTTGAATGGAAAAATTTTAAAATGTAACTTTTAA
- the rocD gene encoding ornithine--oxo-acid transaminase, producing the protein MTSHDFMELEEHFGAHNYHPLPVVLAKGEGVFMWDVEGKRYYDFLSAYSAVNQGHCHPKILKAMVDQASNLTLTSRAFFNNKLGVYEEFVTKFFGYDKVLPMNSGAEADETALKLCRRWGYDVKGIAKDQAKIIVCEGNFHGRTTTIISFSTDPDSYSGFGPFTPGFVTIPYNDLKALEKALQDPNVAGFLVEPIQGEAGVFVPDNGYLAEAFKLCKANNVLFIADEVQTGIARTGKLLACDHENVHPDILILGKALSGGFMPVSAVLANNEIMLTIKPGEHGSTFGGNPLACAVAVASLEVVRDEKLAENAEKMGKLFRDELGKIKSDMIELIRGKGLLNAIIIKPKNGKEAWDVCVAMKDNGLLAKPTHQHIIRFAPPLVINEAQIMEAVEIIKKSILQFS; encoded by the coding sequence ATGACATCACATGATTTCATGGAATTAGAAGAACATTTTGGAGCTCATAATTATCATCCGCTTCCTGTAGTTTTAGCAAAAGGTGAAGGAGTTTTTATGTGGGACGTAGAAGGCAAACGCTATTATGATTTTTTGTCAGCGTACTCTGCTGTTAACCAGGGTCATTGTCATCCAAAGATTTTAAAAGCTATGGTTGATCAGGCTTCAAATCTTACATTAACTTCTCGCGCATTTTTTAACAATAAACTTGGAGTTTATGAAGAATTTGTAACTAAATTTTTTGGTTATGATAAAGTTCTTCCGATGAACTCTGGTGCTGAAGCAGACGAAACTGCACTTAAACTTTGTCGTCGCTGGGGATATGATGTAAAAGGTATAGCAAAAGATCAGGCTAAAATAATTGTTTGCGAAGGTAACTTCCATGGAAGAACAACAACAATTATTTCTTTTTCAACAGACCCTGATTCATACAGTGGTTTTGGTCCTTTTACTCCTGGATTTGTTACAATTCCTTATAACGATTTAAAAGCTTTGGAAAAAGCTTTACAGGATCCAAACGTAGCTGGATTTTTAGTAGAACCAATTCAAGGTGAAGCAGGTGTTTTTGTTCCTGATAATGGATATTTAGCAGAAGCATTCAAACTTTGCAAAGCAAATAATGTATTGTTTATTGCTGACGAAGTACAGACAGGTATTGCAAGAACCGGAAAACTTTTAGCTTGCGATCATGAAAATGTACATCCTGATATTTTAATTTTAGGAAAAGCTTTATCAGGTGGTTTCATGCCAGTATCTGCTGTTCTTGCAAATAATGAAATTATGTTAACCATTAAACCAGGTGAACATGGATCAACATTTGGCGGAAATCCTCTTGCATGCGCTGTAGCAGTTGCTTCTTTGGAAGTAGTAAGAGACGAGAAACTTGCAGAAAATGCAGAGAAAATGGGTAAATTATTCCGTGATGAATTAGGAAAAATTAAAAGTGATATGATTGAACTAATCCGTGGAAAAGGATTATTAAATGCAATTATTATTAAACCTAAAAACGGTAAAGAAGCATGGGATGTTTGTGTTGCAATGAAAGATAATGGTTTGTTAGCAAAACCAACCCATCAGCATATTATTCGCTTTGCTCCTCCTCTTGTGATTAATGAAGCACAAATTATGGAAGCTGTAGAAATCATTAAAAAATCAATTCTTCAGTTTTCGTAA
- a CDS encoding BatA domain-containing protein, with amino-acid sequence MSFLYPTFLFATGLIAIPIIIHFFHFRRYKTIYFSSLQFLFNVAKETRSRNRLKHLLVLLARILTIICLVFAFSQPFIPAKNQTSKTNSPAVAIYIDNSFSMNADGTNGNLIEEAKNKALEIISVYPASTNFALITNDLEPKHQHILNSDQLIDYISAIRTSPRSIKLSDIILRAKDIAKTNNEYNPVNFCLISDFQKYFIDPENINADSSLSLMLFPSIPLPAKNISIDSCWFEYPEHNINQQEKLQVKIVNHSRDSYQNIPVKLFVNDSIKTMSNFSIAGNSSETITLAYSNITKGIIRGKIELTDYPITYDNSYFFNYDVTNKINILAINGDIQSKYFYNLFKDDSLFSFTEMAEKNINFQIFQSNQVIILNGLKNISSGLHQELNSFSEKGGSIVFIPQITNTTNYNTFLTSYGINTGISDSTKSQIASINDKSPFFKNVFQKIEDNPQLPTISKSLVFKASGKNRFDELLISRNGYPLLLSTEQNKGKIYAFSFPFDDKSTNFTVHPLFVPIFYRICSLSKITPEICYEISPEVSVSVQNSIGETENVIEIKNQKSGESFIPSQIKGNSEITLLPGNQVNYDGFYDIVLKGNVFNTVSFNYNRKESLADYFSPEEIKNSFEEKGIKTELFNSNNNETLSNQLKQNEQGKPLWKYFILLTLFFIAAEIALIRLLKN; translated from the coding sequence ATGAGTTTTTTATACCCAACATTTTTATTTGCTACAGGCTTAATTGCTATTCCTATAATAATACACTTCTTTCATTTTAGAAGGTACAAAACTATTTATTTTAGTAGCTTACAATTCCTTTTCAATGTAGCAAAAGAAACACGTTCGCGAAACCGATTAAAACATTTACTTGTATTACTTGCCAGAATACTTACAATTATTTGTCTTGTTTTCGCATTTTCACAGCCTTTCATTCCTGCAAAAAATCAAACTTCTAAAACAAATTCACCAGCAGTTGCAATTTATATCGATAATTCTTTTTCGATGAATGCCGACGGAACTAATGGAAACCTCATTGAAGAAGCAAAAAACAAAGCACTCGAAATTATTTCTGTTTACCCTGCATCAACTAATTTTGCTTTAATTACTAATGATCTGGAACCAAAACATCAACATATCTTAAACAGCGACCAACTTATAGATTATATTTCGGCAATACGCACATCTCCACGTTCTATTAAACTTTCTGATATTATTTTAAGAGCAAAAGATATTGCAAAAACTAACAACGAATACAATCCTGTTAACTTTTGTTTGATTAGCGATTTTCAGAAATATTTTATCGACCCTGAAAATATTAATGCTGATTCAAGTCTTTCTTTAATGTTATTTCCATCTATTCCATTACCTGCAAAAAATATTTCAATAGATTCGTGTTGGTTCGAATATCCCGAACACAATATAAATCAACAGGAAAAACTTCAGGTTAAGATTGTAAATCATTCCAGAGATTCTTACCAAAATATTCCTGTAAAGTTATTTGTTAACGATTCGATTAAGACTATGAGTAACTTTTCAATCGCAGGAAACAGTAGCGAAACAATTACTTTAGCATACTCAAATATCACAAAAGGTATAATTCGTGGAAAAATTGAACTTACCGATTATCCGATAACATATGACAATTCATATTTCTTCAACTATGATGTTACCAATAAAATTAATATACTGGCAATAAACGGAGATATTCAGTCCAAATATTTCTACAATCTTTTTAAAGACGATTCACTATTTTCTTTTACAGAGATGGCTGAGAAAAATATTAATTTCCAGATTTTTCAATCAAATCAGGTAATAATATTAAACGGACTAAAAAATATCAGCTCAGGTTTGCATCAGGAATTAAATTCCTTTTCGGAGAAAGGAGGCAGTATTGTTTTTATTCCTCAGATAACAAACACTACTAACTATAATACATTTTTAACTTCTTACGGAATAAATACAGGAATATCTGACTCAACAAAAAGTCAAATTGCTTCGATAAATGATAAATCACCATTCTTTAAAAATGTATTTCAAAAAATAGAAGACAATCCGCAACTTCCAACAATCAGTAAAAGCCTTGTTTTTAAAGCATCTGGCAAAAACAGATTTGATGAATTGTTAATTTCAAGAAATGGTTATCCCCTGCTCTTATCTACAGAACAAAATAAAGGAAAAATTTATGCATTCTCTTTTCCTTTCGATGATAAATCTACAAACTTTACTGTACACCCGTTATTTGTTCCAATATTTTATAGAATTTGCTCACTTAGCAAAATAACACCTGAAATTTGTTACGAAATCTCTCCCGAAGTATCTGTTTCAGTTCAAAACTCAATTGGAGAAACCGAAAATGTAATTGAAATTAAAAATCAAAAATCAGGCGAATCATTTATTCCATCACAAATAAAAGGAAACTCTGAAATAACATTACTCCCGGGCAATCAGGTAAACTATGATGGTTTTTATGATATAGTTTTAAAAGGAAATGTTTTTAATACAGTTTCATTTAATTATAACAGAAAAGAATCTTTAGCAGACTATTTTTCGCCAGAAGAAATTAAAAATTCATTTGAGGAAAAAGGAATAAAAACTGAATTATTTAATAGTAACAATAACGAAACATTATCAAATCAATTAAAACAGAACGAACAGGGCAAACCACTTTGGAAATATTTTATTTTACTAACCTTATTTTTCATTGCTGCTGAAATTGCCTTAATCAGATTATTAAAAAACTAA
- a CDS encoding PqqD family protein, translating into MKLKKKIAVSETGFIFDPTTGDSFSLNPTAAEILNLLKDGKNEKEIKKIIMTSYDVDESTFERSFLDFMAMLRLYNMIEEHEEN; encoded by the coding sequence ATGAAATTAAAAAAGAAAATAGCCGTAAGCGAAACTGGTTTTATTTTCGATCCAACAACTGGAGATTCTTTTTCACTAAATCCAACTGCAGCTGAAATTTTAAACTTACTCAAAGATGGCAAAAATGAAAAAGAAATTAAAAAGATCATAATGACAAGTTATGATGTTGACGAATCAACATTTGAACGCAGCTTTCTTGATTTTATGGCTATGCTTCGTTTATATAATATGATTGAGGAACATGAAGAAAACTAA
- the sppA gene encoding signal peptide peptidase SppA, which translates to MKNFLKYMLATIVGIIVVNLIFFFVFLIIVGSLSGGKEEVKIESSSILHIRLDYTIAERTSDNPFQNMSFGSFEPSTNLGLNDILKNIRKAKEDSNIKGIFLDIPNLDAGIATIEEIRTALLKFRESGKFIIAYNDMYTQGSYYLCTVANKVYLNPQGSVEFKGLSSEVMFFKGALEKLGVEPEVIRHGKFKSAVEPFILDKMSPENREQTLTYIGSMWNFILQGISEQRKISVDSLNLYADSMLVTNAQSCVDLKLVDGLKYYDEIIDILKESSKIEKNKDLELVAMNSYKKVPGNHIPGKKNRIAIIYANGEIGMGKSDDESIGSEGLSETIRKARKDTTIKAVVFRINSPGGSALASDVIWREVVLLKKAKPVIVSMGDVAASGGYYIACPADVIVADHTTITGSIGVFGLLWNGQKLLNDKLGITIDEVNTNANSSIGSMVRKMKPGERAVIQKSVEEIYDVFIGHVADGRKMDKANVDSIGQGRVWSGVNAKEIGLIDEFGGIEKAIDIAKAKAGITSEVKLVEMPEKLPFFEQFMKSMKENVSTSTLKNDLGPAYRYYKTLKSLTGISGVQARMAYDVFIY; encoded by the coding sequence ATGAAAAATTTCCTTAAGTACATGTTAGCTACCATAGTTGGAATTATTGTAGTTAATTTAATTTTCTTTTTTGTTTTTTTGATTATTGTCGGGTCATTATCTGGTGGTAAGGAAGAAGTAAAGATTGAGTCATCATCAATTCTTCACATCCGACTTGATTATACAATTGCTGAAAGAACATCTGATAATCCATTTCAGAATATGAGCTTTGGATCTTTTGAACCTTCAACTAATTTAGGTTTAAATGATATTCTTAAAAATATCAGAAAAGCAAAAGAAGATTCAAATATAAAGGGTATTTTTCTGGATATTCCTAATCTTGATGCAGGAATTGCAACAATAGAAGAAATAAGAACAGCTCTTCTTAAATTTCGTGAATCGGGTAAGTTTATAATTGCTTATAATGATATGTACACTCAAGGTTCATATTATTTATGTACTGTAGCAAATAAAGTTTACTTAAACCCACAAGGATCTGTTGAGTTTAAAGGATTGTCTTCAGAAGTAATGTTTTTTAAAGGTGCTTTAGAAAAATTGGGAGTTGAGCCTGAAGTTATTCGCCATGGAAAGTTTAAAAGTGCTGTTGAGCCATTTATTCTAGATAAAATGAGCCCCGAAAATAGAGAACAAACATTGACTTACATAGGGTCAATGTGGAATTTTATTCTTCAAGGTATTTCTGAACAAAGAAAAATTAGCGTGGATAGCTTGAATTTATATGCAGATAGTATGTTGGTTACGAATGCGCAGTCATGTGTTGATTTGAAATTAGTTGATGGTTTAAAGTATTATGATGAGATAATAGATATTTTAAAAGAGTCTTCAAAAATTGAAAAAAACAAAGATCTTGAGTTAGTTGCAATGAATTCTTATAAAAAAGTTCCTGGAAATCATATTCCTGGAAAGAAGAATAGAATTGCAATTATTTATGCAAACGGAGAAATTGGAATGGGTAAAAGTGATGATGAGAGTATAGGATCTGAAGGTTTATCGGAAACAATAAGAAAGGCAAGAAAAGATACTACAATAAAAGCAGTTGTATTCAGAATTAATAGTCCCGGTGGAAGTGCACTTGCATCTGATGTTATTTGGCGTGAAGTTGTTCTTTTGAAGAAAGCAAAACCAGTGATTGTTAGTATGGGCGATGTAGCTGCATCTGGTGGTTATTATATTGCTTGTCCTGCTGATGTGATTGTAGCGGATCATACTACAATTACAGGATCTATAGGTGTATTTGGTTTATTATGGAACGGACAGAAGTTATTAAACGATAAATTAGGAATAACAATTGACGAAGTAAATACAAATGCAAACTCAAGTATTGGTTCAATGGTTAGAAAAATGAAACCCGGAGAAAGAGCAGTTATTCAGAAAAGCGTTGAAGAAATATACGATGTATTTATTGGTCATGTAGCAGATGGTCGTAAAATGGACAAAGCAAATGTAGATAGCATTGGACAAGGAAGAGTATGGAGTGGTGTTAATGCAAAAGAAATAGGTTTAATTGATGAGTTTGGCGGTATTGAAAAAGCAATTGATATTGCAAAAGCAAAAGCTGGTATTACATCAGAAGTTAAGCTTGTTGAGATGCCTGAAAAGCTTCCATTCTTTGAACAGTTTATGAAAAGTATGAAAGAAAATGTTTCAACTTCAACTTTAAAGAATGATTTAGGACCTGCATACAGATATTATAAAACATTAAAAAGTTTAACTGGTATTAGTGGGGTTCAGGCCAGAATGGCATACGATGTTTTTATTTATTAA